In the genome of Coriobacteriia bacterium, the window TTCAGACCCTTGATGGAAAGACCGTTCTCACTGAGTACGCCAAGAGTCTCGGCGGCGAGATCCGATGGGAGACCAGTATGGTCAAACTCATCAAGGGCACTGACCGCATCACTGGCGTCATCGCCAAGACCACTGCAGGAACCTACATCCAGATCAATGCGAGCAAGGGCGTCATTGTCTGCACCGGAGGCTATGCCGAGAACACCGACATGCTCAAGGCCTTGCAGCCGGAGTCACTCTCACTCATGTCGATGAGCTCAGCCATTCCTGGCTCCATGGGCGATGGCATCAAAGCGTGCATCTGGGCAGGAGCGAAGTTCGACGACATCCACACCAGTATGTTGTTCGACCGGTGCGCTCTCAAGCCGTCAGAAGTTGGTGGCCCGGGGGCAACAGGCCCGTTGTTCTGGATGGGCTCTCAGCCGTTCCTTAAGGTCAACCTCAACGGAGAGCGGTTCGCGAACGAGTCGGGTACCTATGATGGCATCCTGCATGCGGCAGCCGAACAGCCGATGAGCACGTATTGCACGATATGGGATTCGAACTTCCAGAAGGACGTGGTCAGGTTCGACACCCACGGCTGTTCCAGGATGTTCGCATTCGATAATGGCGCGCCGCCCAATATCCCCTTGCCAGCGATCCTGGGGATGCTTGACGGTCTCATGCAGAGCGGGCACATTCAGAAGGCAGACACGCCTGAGGAGCTTGCTACGAAGCTCAATATCCCTTCCGCTGCTTTTGCCGCTACGGTGAAGCGCTACAACACGCTCAACGAGCAGCAGAAGGACGTCGACTTCGGCAAAGAGGCGTTCAGACTCTCCGCCCTCAAGACGCCGCCTTTCTATGGCGTGCGCCAGACCGGAATGATGCTCTGCACGCTTGACGGAATCCGTACCGACACCAACATGAACGCCACTGATGACAAAGGGAAGGCCATCAAGGGCCTCTATGTATGTGGCAATGACAGTGGTGGCTATTGGGCCCACACGTACCCCAGCCCATGCACGGGAGTCGCATGTGGTCGTACGGTTACCTTCGCTAGGAGGGCTGGCCGCATCGCCGCGAAGTCGGCGTAGCCTGGCGATCTTCTTGGCGCCACTGTGTTTCAGCCGCGAATGCAGCTGTATCCGCTAAGGATGCAGCTGCATTCTGCTATTCTAGGCGACGCACAGTGGACCGCAGGGAGATGTACGGCGGGAGTTCACTTGGAATCGCATGCGGTGTGGAACCGGCAGCAGAATAGTCGGCAGGTGCTCGCGGTGTTCGAGGAGGCAATCAAGAACCCGAGCTATCGGTGGTTCAGCTTCTCTTTCTGCTGTTTCTGGATATGGTTCTGGGCGGTGTCCCGAAGTTCGCTTCTATTCCCCCGTTCGGTCGCGGATGTCGCTTCGTTGTTTCGGCTGTTGCCAGTGCTCGTCGGGGCCGTTACC includes:
- a CDS encoding FAD-binding protein translates to MKKEGNESSVVSRRQFLTGVGVGALGLASVGLVGCSASKSSAETTATGSTANSWLGAEPTIAADAIKETITTQVLVVGGGTGGLFAFCSALENGAKALLIDKTKSGGGIRDDLGSLNSSYQKAAGTVIDKQEIVRELVRYSASRGDQRLYMLWADESAETIDWYGALLAKKNVKLWHEAAVEKNQVNYKHFPTGHSPAWPKDEKNVQTLDGKTVLTEYAKSLGGEIRWETSMVKLIKGTDRITGVIAKTTAGTYIQINASKGVIVCTGGYAENTDMLKALQPESLSLMSMSSAIPGSMGDGIKACIWAGAKFDDIHTSMLFDRCALKPSEVGGPGATGPLFWMGSQPFLKVNLNGERFANESGTYDGILHAAAEQPMSTYCTIWDSNFQKDVVRFDTHGCSRMFAFDNGAPPNIPLPAILGMLDGLMQSGHIQKADTPEELATKLNIPSAAFAATVKRYNTLNEQQKDVDFGKEAFRLSALKTPPFYGVRQTGMMLCTLDGIRTDTNMNATDDKGKAIKGLYVCGNDSGGYWAHTYPSPCTGVACGRTVTFARRAGRIAAKSA